Proteins found in one Amycolatopsis umgeniensis genomic segment:
- a CDS encoding FAD binding domain-containing protein, whose protein sequence is MRPFTFTRAATAADAVQTVACDPTAVFLGGGTNLVDHLKLGITHPARVVDVTGVISTEIHESGDGCLVIGAGVRNSDLAADRRVLERYPVLAEALLSGASPQLRNMATVGGNPLQRTRCVYFQDVTTPCNKRSPGSGCSALDGYTRHHAILGASERCAATHPSDMAVALSVLEAQVRVLGPSGTRSVPFVELHRLPGDHPEHDTVLEHGELITEISLPAPWTRRSAYRKVRDRASYTFALVSVAAAMSESDGKIDDVRIAFGGVAHKPWRALRAEEVLRGGRPDDHLFRMAAEAELADARPLDGLDGGNAFKIPLAARTMAAVLRDLTAREGEG, encoded by the coding sequence ATGAGACCGTTCACCTTCACCCGGGCGGCCACCGCCGCCGACGCCGTGCAAACCGTGGCATGCGACCCCACAGCGGTCTTCCTGGGCGGCGGGACCAACCTGGTCGACCATCTGAAGCTCGGTATCACGCACCCGGCCCGCGTCGTCGACGTCACCGGTGTCATCTCCACAGAAATTCACGAGAGCGGCGACGGTTGCTTGGTGATCGGGGCTGGCGTGCGCAACAGCGATCTGGCGGCCGACCGTCGTGTGCTCGAGCGGTATCCCGTCCTGGCCGAGGCACTGTTGTCGGGTGCCTCACCGCAGCTGCGGAATATGGCGACCGTCGGCGGAAATCCTTTGCAGCGCACTCGATGCGTGTACTTCCAGGACGTCACGACGCCGTGCAACAAGCGATCACCCGGCTCCGGCTGTTCCGCACTCGACGGTTACACGCGTCACCACGCGATCCTCGGGGCGTCCGAACGGTGCGCCGCGACACATCCATCGGACATGGCGGTCGCGTTGTCGGTGCTGGAGGCGCAGGTGCGCGTACTCGGTCCGTCGGGCACGCGAAGCGTCCCGTTCGTCGAATTGCACCGGCTGCCGGGTGACCATCCGGAACACGACACCGTGCTGGAGCACGGCGAGCTCATCACCGAAATCAGCCTGCCCGCCCCCTGGACCCGCCGGTCGGCCTACCGCAAGGTCCGAGATCGGGCCTCCTATACCTTCGCGCTCGTTTCCGTCGCCGCCGCGATGTCCGAATCGGACGGAAAGATCGACGATGTCAGGATCGCTTTCGGGGGAGTGGCGCACAAACCCTGGCGCGCGCTCCGTGCCGAAGAGGTCCTCCGCGGCGGAAGGCCCGATGACCACCTTTTCCGGATGGCCGCCGAGGCCGAACTCGCCGACGCGCGTCCGTTGGACGGTCTCGATGGCGGCAACGCGTTCAAGATCCCGCTCGCGGCGCGCACCATGGCCGCGGTACTGCGAGACCTGACGGCCAGGGAGGGTGAAGGATGA
- a CDS encoding xanthine dehydrogenase family protein molybdopterin-binding subunit yields the protein MTGLLEPRAIGQARTRDDGRKKVTGTAPYAYEAQVERPAYGHLIQADVARGECVRFDTGKAEALEGVLRVITPLTAERLASTEDAELAVLQDRDVAFRGQVIALVLAETSEIARHAAGLVDVEYDAQPYDTRFAADRSDLYKPDILNADFPSDTSEGDVETALHDAAVTVTETYTTAMYHNNPLEPHATTALWDNETLTLWDSTQGVHPMRSTVAEVFGLPGERVRVICPYVGGGFGSKGTPHANVVLAAMAARALPGRPVKLAVTRQQMFSLTGYRTPTIQRVRLGADRDGRLRALSMDVVEQTSRIKEYAEQTAAPTRMMYAVPNRATSHRLAALDVPVPSWMRAPGECPGMFGPEVAMDELAVALGLDPIELRVLNEPERDPETGNPFSSRHLVACLRTGAERFGWTERDPRPGSRREGRWLIGTGVAASVHPAKRMPGSTAVIRFENGRYTAEIGAADLGTGAWTVLPQITADALDVATESVDVRIGDTVYPAATVAGGSTGTASWGSALVASARAFRDKFGTEPDEGDEISADTPGNPAEDDYAMYAFGAQFAEVRVDADTGEIRVSRLHGTFDAGRIINPVTARSQFLGGMTMGLSMALHENSVLDPRFGHVVNHDLAEYHIATNADVEDLRAEWLDEVDPRVNPMGSKGIGEIGIVGTAAAIANAVHHATGVRVRDLPITLDKLLPGLPDACR from the coding sequence ATGACCGGACTGCTGGAGCCGCGTGCGATCGGCCAGGCCCGGACTCGCGACGACGGACGGAAGAAGGTCACCGGCACGGCCCCGTATGCCTACGAAGCCCAGGTCGAGCGGCCCGCGTACGGCCATCTCATTCAGGCCGACGTCGCCAGGGGCGAATGCGTCCGGTTCGATACCGGAAAAGCGGAAGCCCTCGAAGGTGTTCTCCGCGTGATCACGCCCTTGACCGCGGAGCGGCTCGCCTCGACCGAAGACGCCGAACTGGCGGTCCTGCAGGATCGGGATGTCGCCTTCCGCGGTCAGGTGATCGCCCTCGTGCTGGCCGAGACCTCGGAAATCGCGCGGCACGCCGCCGGACTGGTGGACGTGGAGTACGACGCCCAGCCGTACGACACCCGGTTCGCGGCGGACCGATCCGACCTGTACAAGCCGGACATCCTCAACGCGGATTTCCCGTCCGACACTTCCGAAGGCGACGTCGAGACCGCGCTCCACGACGCCGCGGTGACCGTGACCGAGACCTACACGACGGCGATGTACCACAACAACCCCCTGGAACCGCACGCCACCACCGCGTTGTGGGACAACGAAACACTGACCTTGTGGGACTCGACCCAAGGCGTTCACCCGATGCGGTCCACGGTCGCGGAAGTGTTCGGATTGCCCGGCGAGCGGGTCCGGGTGATCTGCCCTTACGTCGGCGGCGGCTTCGGATCGAAAGGCACTCCGCACGCCAACGTGGTGCTCGCGGCGATGGCCGCACGGGCCCTGCCCGGACGGCCGGTCAAACTGGCGGTGACCCGGCAGCAGATGTTCAGCCTCACCGGTTATCGCACCCCCACGATTCAGCGCGTCCGGCTCGGCGCCGACCGCGACGGCAGGCTGCGGGCCCTCAGCATGGACGTCGTCGAACAGACGTCGCGGATCAAGGAGTACGCCGAACAGACCGCCGCACCCACGCGGATGATGTACGCCGTACCGAACCGGGCGACTTCTCATCGATTGGCCGCGCTCGATGTGCCGGTGCCGTCTTGGATGCGTGCGCCGGGCGAATGTCCCGGTATGTTCGGCCCCGAAGTCGCGATGGACGAACTCGCCGTCGCGCTCGGCCTCGATCCCATCGAGTTGCGCGTGCTCAACGAACCGGAGCGCGATCCCGAGACCGGCAACCCGTTCTCCAGCCGTCACCTTGTGGCTTGCCTGCGGACGGGCGCCGAACGCTTCGGATGGACGGAACGGGATCCCCGCCCCGGCAGTCGGCGAGAAGGTCGATGGCTGATCGGCACGGGCGTGGCCGCCTCCGTTCACCCGGCGAAGCGCATGCCCGGTTCCACCGCCGTGATCCGGTTCGAGAACGGCCGCTACACCGCGGAGATCGGCGCCGCCGACCTGGGCACCGGCGCGTGGACGGTCCTGCCGCAGATCACCGCCGACGCACTGGACGTGGCCACTGAATCGGTCGACGTCCGCATCGGTGACACGGTCTACCCGGCCGCGACCGTTGCCGGCGGGTCCACCGGGACCGCGTCCTGGGGGTCGGCCCTCGTCGCGTCCGCGCGGGCGTTCCGGGACAAGTTCGGTACCGAGCCCGACGAGGGTGACGAAATCAGTGCCGACACTCCGGGCAATCCGGCCGAAGACGACTACGCGATGTATGCGTTCGGCGCGCAGTTCGCCGAGGTACGGGTCGACGCCGACACCGGGGAAATACGGGTGTCACGACTCCATGGCACCTTTGACGCGGGACGCATCATCAACCCCGTCACGGCGCGATCGCAGTTCCTCGGCGGAATGACGATGGGTCTTTCCATGGCGTTGCACGAGAACAGCGTCCTGGACCCGCGTTTCGGGCATGTCGTCAACCACGATCTCGCCGAGTACCACATCGCGACCAACGCGGACGTCGAAGACCTGCGCGCCGAATGGCTCGACGAGGTCGATCCTCGCGTGAACCCCATGGGCAGCAAAGGAATCGGTGAAATCGGCATCGTCGGTACCGCGGCGGCCATCGCCAACGCCGTCCATCACGCCACCGGCGTCCGCGTCCGCGACCTGCCGATCACCCTGGACAAACTGCTGCCCGGTCTGCCGGACGCCTGCCGCTGA
- a CDS encoding STAS domain-containing protein, with translation MADVVNGWGSVPDGVTPAQARVSWVPGNAMVIALTGDLDSTSVPVLASAAALVLERVPRPGVIVIDLDAVTFLTVAGIHALHHATDTAAAAGVTVRIARGRDRVVDRALTATGADAVLDSYPDRLAALAAGIRGEFDNLIRHS, from the coding sequence GTGGCCGACGTGGTCAACGGATGGGGCTCGGTGCCTGATGGTGTGACACCCGCCCAAGCGAGGGTGTCCTGGGTGCCGGGGAACGCGATGGTGATCGCGTTGACCGGTGACCTGGACTCCACTTCGGTGCCCGTTCTCGCCTCGGCAGCAGCCCTGGTACTGGAGCGGGTCCCGCGGCCAGGGGTGATCGTGATCGACCTGGACGCGGTCACATTCCTGACCGTGGCCGGGATCCACGCGTTGCACCACGCCACCGACACCGCCGCGGCAGCGGGTGTCACGGTGCGGATCGCCCGCGGCCGCGACCGAGTCGTGGACCGCGCGTTGACCGCGACCGGCGCCGACGCTGTCCTGGACAGCTACCCCGACCGGCTCGCCGCCCTCGCCGCCGGCATCCGCGGCGAGTTCGACAACCTCATCCGCCATTCCTGA
- a CDS encoding SAM-dependent methyltransferase encodes MSERKSDPVPPEGVDLNRPSVARVYDYYLGGTANWAVDRDFGDRVRSKFPLVRDIALANRQLLNRVVRHLTKRGVRQFLDIGAGVPTAGNTHQVADEAQREAGATPDVRVVYVDNDPVAVAHANMLLNREGDASRQTVVEGDLRDPDELWRQAIDTQLLDPDEPIALLLIAVLHFHQPDRDGNDTSPESVARFRELLPRGSYIAISHVTDEGVPEASSKSLAELKRMYDESSSSNVILRTREQISALLDDFEIIEPGWVWTPDWHPEETGPTARPVSFNSSNEAVVWAGVGQKP; translated from the coding sequence ATGTCCGAGAGAAAGTCTGATCCGGTTCCACCAGAAGGTGTCGACTTGAATCGACCGAGCGTCGCTCGGGTATACGACTATTACCTGGGAGGTACCGCCAACTGGGCGGTAGACCGCGACTTCGGCGATCGCGTGCGGTCAAAATTTCCACTGGTGAGGGATATCGCCCTGGCCAACCGCCAATTACTCAACCGGGTGGTCCGGCATTTGACCAAACGAGGTGTACGACAGTTCCTCGACATCGGCGCCGGCGTCCCGACCGCGGGCAACACACACCAGGTGGCCGACGAGGCACAGCGCGAAGCTGGCGCGACGCCGGACGTGCGCGTCGTTTACGTCGACAACGACCCGGTGGCGGTCGCGCACGCCAACATGCTCCTGAATCGGGAAGGTGACGCGTCCCGGCAGACCGTTGTCGAGGGCGACCTTCGCGATCCGGACGAGCTGTGGCGGCAAGCGATCGACACCCAATTGCTTGACCCGGATGAGCCGATCGCCTTGCTGCTCATCGCAGTACTTCACTTTCATCAACCAGACAGGGACGGCAACGATACCAGTCCCGAATCCGTCGCTCGATTCCGAGAACTGCTGCCGCGAGGCTCTTATATCGCGATATCACATGTAACCGACGAAGGTGTGCCAGAGGCGTCATCCAAGAGCCTTGCCGAGCTCAAACGAATGTACGACGAATCCAGCAGCAGTAACGTCATCCTACGGACGCGTGAACAAATCTCGGCGCTACTCGACGATTTCGAGATCATCGAACCGGGCTGGGTGTGGACACCGGACTGGCATCCGGAGGAGACCGGCCCGACCGCCCGTCCGGTGTCGTTCAACTCGTCGAATGAAGCGGTGGTCTGGGCGGGTGTGGGACAGAAGCCGTAG